GGAACGTTCTTGTCATCAGAAGCATCGACTTTGATGTTGGATGGCTGCTTGTTGTCCTTTTTGGGGGTTACCAGATTTTTCAACAAAGCCAAGCCGGAATATGACTTCGGTTTTTCCTGGATATAGCTTTCTTTGCGTCCGCCTGGAATTATCAGCTTTTGGCCGATAGTCAGAAAACCTGAGGCTGACAGCTTGTTGAAGTCGGCGATGGTCGACTCCGGAATATCATATTTGCTGGCGATAGCTTTGACCGTTTCACCGCTGACCACCGCGTGGACGACTCCGGAAACCGGCAAGATCGACAGCACATCGCCTGGACGGATGACGCTATAGGCATTGAGGTTGTTCTGCCACAGGATGGTGTTGACGCCGATGTCGAATTTTTTGGCGATAGTACTGATGGTGTCGCCCTGTTCGACCGTATAGCTGACTATTTCGCTACGATCCTTTTTGACCGGATTAGTAAAGACCAGGTCGTTGTTCAGACTGTCACCGTCATCCACGTCATTGATGTCGAGAGGAGCATCAAGCGACCCCTCCGGTTCAGACAAGTCGGCAATCGGTTCGCTTTTGACGCTGGAGAGATTATCAAGATACTTCTGCTGAGTCGGCGTAATGGTTTTCTCGCGATCGAAGGTCTCGACGATCAGCTGATCTTCCTCTGCCGTGCCGAACTCGCTCGAAATCAAAGTCGAGAGTATGGTCTTGCCGCTAGGGTCCTGAATATCCTGGGCTTTGGTGTCGCTGGTCAGATTAACAAAAACGATGCTAATGGTGACCAGCCCGACCACTACATGGACCAGCTTCTGATCGAAAAGGAAACTGAACAAACTGGTGCGGGAATTGTTCCAACCCAGACGGCGCATCAGGATGAAATAACGCTGATAAATCTTCACCGCAACTTTGTAAAAAAATAGTCGCAAAACCCAACGTCCAGGCCTCGCCAGAACGTTCTTATAGAAATAAAGCAGCAGGTTCTTAAAAATGATTAAGGATTTCAACAAAAAAACCAGCGCATTGACTGATATTTTTTTGATTTGTCTTGATATATGATTGCTAAATTATTTGATTTAACAAAAATATTTTAACATTAATGCTAATTTTAGTCAAATAACAACGAATACTAGACAATAAACATGGCATCGCCATAACTGAAAAAGCGATACTTTTGGGCGATTGCCTCCTGATATGCCGCTCGGACTAATTCGAGGCCGGAGCTGCCTTGAGGCAGGCCGTTCTCCACAAAGGCACTGATCAGCATCAGTAAGGTCGATTTGGGGGTGTGGAAGTTGGTTATGAGCCCATCGACGACCTTGAAACTATAGCCAGGAAAAATGAAAATGTCGGTCCAGCCTGACAGCTGTCCAGGGTTGCTCCAGGCAGTTTCAAGGGTCCTGGCCGCTGTTGTGCCCACTGCAATGACTTTGCGACCTTGTCTTTTCGCCTCATTGATCCGATCGACTGCTTCCGGCTCGACTTCATACCACTCGGCATGCATCTTATGCTTCGAAATATCTTCGGATTTAACCGGAGCAAAGGTACCGAGGCCGACATGCAAAGTCACGTACTCGATCTTTAATCCCTTGGTTTTAATCTTTTCAAGCAGGCGATCGGTAAAATGCAGGCCAGCGGTCGGGGCCGCCACGGAGCCCTGTTTCCGGTCATCGGCAAAAACCGTCTGATATGACTGCCTGTCCGCCCTTGCTTCTTCGGGGCGCTTGATATAAGGCGGTAAAGGCACTTGGCCGATGCGCTTGATCGCCTTATCGAATCCAGCTCCGGTCAGATTAAACTCTGCCACCCAGGTCCCGTCCTGATTGTCTTCGCGGATGATGCAAGACAGGCCAGCGGCGAATACTATTTCCAGTCCTGGAGCGCAGCCCTTGCCGCCCACCAAACAAAGCCAGCGGCCATCTGCGAGCTGCCGCAACAGGAAAACCTCCGCCGCACCACCGGTGCGGCGCTTCTTGCCGTTGAGCCTAGCCGGAAAAACCTTGGTATTGTTGAGCACCAAAACATCTCCCGCATCAAGATAGTCGGCAATGTCGGAGAAGATCCGATGCTCGAATTCTTGCGTCTGACGCCGCAAAACAAAAAGCCGCGAACGGTCTCGCGGACGATGCGGCTCTTGCGCTATCAGTTCCTTAGGCAATTCGTAATCGAAGTCAGATAATGCCAGTTTCATAAGATTCCGACCATTTCTTTTTTCGTTTCAGTCGTCTGCTTGGCGCGGTCGACTTCGGCCAATCTGATGATGACATCGCGGATGCCATCCGGATTAGGCACTTGCTCGAAATTGAAACGATTCTTTTCTCCGGCGGTCTGGATATAGACATCGCCATAGCCGAACATCGTCGGCAGAACGCCCTTAACTTCGCTAGTAACGTCCTGGATGCGGAACAGGCGTTCCTCTGAGATGGTGCGCGAGAAGAATCCTTCCTGCTCGATATTGATGATCCGCTCGTCGGTTATGATCCAGGTGTCGAGGTAATAATCGATAAAGGTAAAGAAGAAGAATAGCCAGATATACAGAAGGTAAGCGCTAGCCGCCAAAACGATGGCTGGGTAGAACTCTGATTCATTGGCCGTCGGATACAGAGTAAACATGATAATGACGAAACCGATCAAGGTGGCCAGCATCAGGGCAAAAGCTACAACACGCTTGAACATGATGAACAGGTCCTTTCTGACGATCATTATGACCTTTTCATCAGGCAGCTGGTTGGGAATGCGGTAGGCGGAAAGCATAAGCTTATTTGAAAGTTATAAAGTTACCAAAAACGCTGATCGACGTGTCCCAGTCGATCGGCTCAAGATAGCTGAGCGTGGCCAGGATTATGACTCCGGAAATGGCGACATAACCGCAGGCAGTGAAAAAAGTTACTCCGCCCTTGAAGCCGAATTTCAGAAGGTGATAGAGCGCCGTCAGGCTGAAGAGCAGCCAGATGCCGACGAAGGCATAATAAGCGTAGAGAAAAATCGATAGGGTGAAAGTCATAAAATTAAACTAGCTTATCTTGTCCCCGCCTCTGTCGACCCAAATGCGTGAAACCCTGGTCAGTCACCATGCGGCCGCGCGGACTGCGGTCAAGAAAACCGAGTTGTATTAAATATGGTTCATAAACCTCTTCGATAGTTGAAACATCCTCACCCGTAGCAGCCGCAATAGTATTGAGCCCGACCGGGCCGCCGCCGTACTTATCGATTATCAATTCCAAGATTTTGCGATCGACGCTATCAAGGCCATGCTCATCGACTTCGAGCATCGAAAAAGCATTGAAGCAGTGGTCGCCGGTAATGATGCCGTCGCCCTCCACTTGGCAGTAATCACGGACTCTTTTGAGCAAACGGTTGGCCACGCGCGGCGTACGGCGCGAACGCTGAGCGATTTCTTTGGCCATGCTCCGCTCAAGTTCGACGCTCAGGATGCGGGCGCTGCGATCTATGATCTGCTCCATATCATCCTGCTCATAATAATTCAGATGGTAAGTCATGCCGAAGCGGTCACGGAGCGGGGCGGTCAGCATGCTGGCCTTGGTCGTGGCACCGATAATCGTAAACTTTGGCAAGTCGATTCTCAGGGTGCGGGCCGATGGGCCCTTGCCGATAACGATATCCAAAGCGTAATCCTCCATTGCTGGATATAATATCTCTTCGACCCCGCGATTCAGGCGGTGAATCTCATCAATAAATAGAATGTCTCCTTCTTGCAGGTTGGTCAGGATGGCTGCCAAGTCGCCGGTCTTTTCGATTGCCGGACCGGAAGTAACGCGGATATTGGCACCCAACTCGTTGGCGATGACATGGGCCAGCGTGGTCTTGCCCAAGCCTGGGGCGCCATAAAGCAGGACGTGCTCAATCGTCTCGTCACGACGGCGGGCCGCCTCAATAAAAATACGCAGATTTTCTTTGATTTTGCTCTGACCGACATATTCCGCCAATCTCTGCGGACGCAATGTCAGGTCAAGAACATGGTCGCCATTCAATTCCTGACTGGCAACAACTCTTTCTTCTTCCATAAAAAATAACTATAAGCTCATTGTAGCCTTAATGAGGTCAAGCTACAACATTGACAAATACCATAAAATATGATTAAATATACGAAATTTGATCTTTTTACCCATTCGACACGGATACTATACCGAAAGGAGAGACCACCATGGAAAAGCGCGTAATCGAACCCCTGACCCAGTTCCTTGAAGAGGAAAAAAAAATCGCCGAGACCCAGTTGCTGCAGCTCGTCGAGGAACGCAACCACCTGAGAGGCCGCCGCGGATTCTGGCAAGCCGAGTTCGACAAATGCAGCCAAAAAGCGAAACTGATCGAGCTTCCGAAGCTGATTTACCTTTTCTTTCGCCTGGAGTCTGCCAAATCGAGGCTCGAACAGACAGAATCCTACCTCATCCCCTACTTTGCCAAGGCGCAAGAGCTGTCTAGCCAGTCGCTCGACGAAATCGCTGATCAGAATTATGCAACGGCCTTAGAGGCGCTTGAGCACATCGGACGCAACCGTCCGATTGCCAACCACCAGTTTGACGATGACTACCCCACTTCTACGCTCTCCAATCCTCGCTATGTCGCCAATTACTTTCTCGAACAGCTGCGCGAGTCTCTGAAAAGCTGCCAAACAGCCTGAGTCCGGGTTTGGAAAAGGGCCGTGCCGATAGTTGGCCCCGACATCATGTCGGGGCTGTTTTTTCCCTCTCTGCTTATGCTATGATAAAAGCTGAGAGGCGTTCATTGCCATAAAAAACTGGAAGAAAGGAGGCTCCAATGGAACACGGCTGTTCACCCCAAACCAGAGGCCTGCCATTCAACCACCAAGCGGAAGAATACGAAGGCCAGCATCGATTCATCAAACGCTTCGAGGGTGACATCTTCACTCTCGGCAATTTCGACGACATGGTCAGGCTCCAGATCGGTCAGCGTGACCCGAAGGATTTGCGCCCTTGCCGCTGTTACGCTTTGCGCCCGCAAGACCAACCCCTGCTCGAAGAAGAAGCCTGGAATGACGGCAGTATCCCGCCGATTGCCTACCAAAAATTCCGCTGGTGCGGCGTCCGTTCCAAGGTCATCACCTTGCACAACGACCGTTACCACATCCCCGGCTTCCAACCCGAAAGCAAACAGACTTACCCCGACCGATTGTTCTACGTCGACTTACAGTATGACGAAGACGTCTATGTTGCCGACATCAACGCCGGCAAGGAGTATTTCGACAGGCTTTCCTCGACAAGGCACAACGTCCGTGCAGGCCGATTCGATCTGTTGGAGAGCTTCCGCGTAACCGCCAGGACCCTGATCCCGATCAGCCAGTACTACGGTCAATTCCGCGAACCAACCATCCTCATCCGCCGTGAACTCCTATTTGACGAAGTCAAATACATCAAGAGCTTCACCCGCAAATAAGCAAAGCCGAGAGCAATCTCGGCTTTTTTTCATTATTTTTTCACTAATAGTAAATTGAGGGGAGCGCCATAAGCTAAATAGACAACAAAAAAACGGGCTAGCCCGTTTTTTTGTTGTCTATTTAGCTTGACCGGTCGAACTGGCGCTTCCCGGCTGATTCCGATCACCAGGAGCACCGAGCGGCCGATCACGCAATTGGATCATCTGCGCTGTCACACTGCCGTCAGAGTTTGGGGTTCCATTAACTGAAACAGTCTTGCCAGGCTCCAAATCAGCCGCCGATCCGGCAGTTGATTTCATGATGCTTGAGCTGGCGTTGATGAAAATTATCTTAGAACCGCCATCCGGCAGTTTGACAGTCACGCTGGTATCATCCTTTTTGATGACCTCTCCGTTAATGAACCCGCCGCCATTCATGGCTCGGGCGCGCGCACCCGCATTGCTTGGGTTGCCTGGCTGGCGCCCCTGAAAATTCATGGACGTCGGACGAGCATTAGCCCCCGGTTTTCCCTGGCCATATTTCATGCCGACAAAGAATGACGCGGCAACCAGGATAACCACGGCAATGCCTGCGATAAAAAGATTGTTTTTGTTCATGCTTTTGCTTTATATATTAATTGTTATTCATACCTCAAAGCCTCGATCGGGTTGAGCTTGGCGGCGCGGCGGGCCGGATAGTAGCCGAAGATGATACCGATCGCCGCAGAAACGCCGAAGGCCAGCAATACCGACGACATCGATATGGTCGTATTAATGCCGGCAAAGCTAGTCACCGCTCTGGAAGCCAGCCAGCCGATACCGACACCGATCAGGCCGCCGATGAACGTCAGCATCACCGATTCAGCCAAGAATTGATTACTGATATCATCACGCTTGGCGCCGATGGCCTTGCGCAAACCGATCTCGCGAGTACGTTCCGTCACGGTCGTCAACATCATGTTCATGATGCCGATACCGCCGACGATCAAAGAAATACCGGCGATTGCTGCTAGCAATATTGTAAAGGTTCCGGTGACCGAAGACGCCGTAGCGACGATGTCAGCTTGATTGAGTATCTGGAAATCGGCTTGTTGCGGGTTGGAAATCTTGTGTCGCGACAGCAGTAAACCGCTGATCTGCTGCTGGATAGTCGCCAAAGAATCGGCGTCGGGAGATTGGACGCTGATCGTCGAGACAAAACTATTGCCCGAAAGGTAGTTCTGAGCCACCGATATCGGCACAAAAATCATATCATCCTGATTACCGAAACCGGTACCGCCTTTAGACTTGG
The DNA window shown above is from Candidatus Falkowbacteria bacterium and carries:
- a CDS encoding peptidoglycan DD-metalloendopeptidase family protein encodes the protein MLKSLIIFKNLLLYFYKNVLARPGRWVLRLFFYKVAVKIYQRYFILMRRLGWNNSRTSLFSFLFDQKLVHVVVGLVTISIVFVNLTSDTKAQDIQDPSGKTILSTLISSEFGTAEEDQLIVETFDREKTITPTQQKYLDNLSSVKSEPIADLSEPEGSLDAPLDINDVDDGDSLNNDLVFTNPVKKDRSEIVSYTVEQGDTISTIAKKFDIGVNTILWQNNLNAYSVIRPGDVLSILPVSGVVHAVVSGETVKAIASKYDIPESTIADFNKLSASGFLTIGQKLIIPGGRKESYIQEKPKSYSGLALLKNLVTPKKDNKQPSNIKVDASDDKNVPDDAKPTKGNKMAWPTSGYRITQYYSWKHFAIDVADKVGTPIYAADAGVIESAGWGRGYGNNIVINHGGGKKTRYAHLSKFYVKAGGQVDKGQTIAAMGNTGWSTGPHLHFEIIINGTKYNPLNYVR
- the queA gene encoding tRNA preQ1(34) S-adenosylmethionine ribosyltransferase-isomerase QueA; translated protein: MALSDFDYELPKELIAQEPHRPRDRSRLFVLRRQTQEFEHRIFSDIADYLDAGDVLVLNNTKVFPARLNGKKRRTGGAAEVFLLRQLADGRWLCLVGGKGCAPGLEIVFAAGLSCIIREDNQDGTWVAEFNLTGAGFDKAIKRIGQVPLPPYIKRPEEARADRQSYQTVFADDRKQGSVAAPTAGLHFTDRLLEKIKTKGLKIEYVTLHVGLGTFAPVKSEDISKHKMHAEWYEVEPEAVDRINEAKRQGRKVIAVGTTAARTLETAWSNPGQLSGWTDIFIFPGYSFKVVDGLITNFHTPKSTLLMLISAFVENGLPQGSSGLELVRAAYQEAIAQKYRFFSYGDAMFIV
- a CDS encoding PH domain-containing protein; its protein translation is MLSAYRIPNQLPDEKVIMIVRKDLFIMFKRVVAFALMLATLIGFVIIMFTLYPTANESEFYPAIVLAASAYLLYIWLFFFFTFIDYYLDTWIITDERIINIEQEGFFSRTISEERLFRIQDVTSEVKGVLPTMFGYGDVYIQTAGEKNRFNFEQVPNPDGIRDVIIRLAEVDRAKQTTETKKEMVGIL
- the ruvB gene encoding Holliday junction branch migration DNA helicase RuvB, translating into MEEERVVASQELNGDHVLDLTLRPQRLAEYVGQSKIKENLRIFIEAARRRDETIEHVLLYGAPGLGKTTLAHVIANELGANIRVTSGPAIEKTGDLAAILTNLQEGDILFIDEIHRLNRGVEEILYPAMEDYALDIVIGKGPSARTLRIDLPKFTIIGATTKASMLTAPLRDRFGMTYHLNYYEQDDMEQIIDRSARILSVELERSMAKEIAQRSRRTPRVANRLLKRVRDYCQVEGDGIITGDHCFNAFSMLEVDEHGLDSVDRKILELIIDKYGGGPVGLNTIAAATGEDVSTIEEVYEPYLIQLGFLDRSPRGRMVTDQGFTHLGRQRRGQDKLV
- a CDS encoding FtsX-like permease family protein, coding for MLTSDLFQETYTAVTANKARSGLTMLGIVIGIGSVIAMVSIGQGAQSSIESSIQSIGSNLLLISPGAPRGAGGGVNAGRGSVQTLTLDDAEAIKSGVAAIKAVAPDVSRRYQVTAKGKNTNTQIVGTTPAYPSVRNVEVADGSFFNEAQVKSLAKVAVLAPTTRDDLFGEGASVIGQKVRINQVDFKIIGVTKSKGGTGFGNQDDMIFVPISVAQNYLSGNSFVSTISVQSPDADSLATIQQQISGLLLSRHKISNPQQADFQILNQADIVATASSVTGTFTILLAAIAGISLIVGGIGIMNMMLTTVTERTREIGLRKAIGAKRDDISNQFLAESVMLTFIGGLIGVGIGWLASRAVTSFAGINTTISMSSVLLAFGVSAAIGIIFGYYPARRAAKLNPIEALRYE